The DNA region GCTGATGCGCGTCGGCTTGTCCAGGGAACTGACCTGACCCATGCCAAGCCAAGTTTAGGCGCAGGGGCACCGTAATGACCATAGCCACCAGAGTAGAAGTTGGCCGCGCCCTGCTGGTTCTGGCTTACACTCACGGAGGGGCAGTAACCGGCTGCATTCCAGTGATTCTGCTGGTTGACGCCGTGCGTGTGTAGTGAGTGGTCTTGGTAGCCGCCGGGTATTCCGTTGCAGGGCTGGGAGATGTTCGGCTGAGGCGGCCATGATCGCCAATAACTTCCCGGCAATCTTGTCGCATGGAGAGGGTTGGCATTGTAAGTGTATGGATGAGTTTGGTAGCTGATTCCATCCCACTGCTGGCTCATCATAACTTGCTGGGGCGACTGTGGAGGACAACAGCTTCCGGTAGTTAATCCTGTTGCGCCCATATGGTTGGCATCGTGTGCGTTTGGATGGGCGCCGGCGGCTTCACTCCACCGATTGCCGTTTTGCAGGGGAGGAGGCAGCATGGGAACGCAGCCTCCGGTTGATCTTGCCCCGGCATGGAGAGGGTTCACATTGCCGTGTGTGTTTGAACCGTTGCCTGCTCCATTCAACCGGTTGGTGCTTGGCTGTGGAAGAAGCTGACTTCCGCTTACCGGCAGCGTCAGAGCATCTGGATCACGGCATTCCTGATTGCTTTGAGCGTTAAGGGCCCTTCGTGGAAGATGATGTTCTTGGTGAGCCTTTAGTGACACCTGCTCTAGGAGTTCAATCTTAGGTTTATGCGAACACGAGGTTTCCTCAGCGTTGGACCTAGCATTCAGACTCATTCACAATAGTTAGTGGAGGTGAAAGAAAACTTACTCTCGCTTTTGTGGTAACAGTTTGGTGGCAACACTTCTTTAAATGGGACAGAACATGATTTACTTAGCATTTGATTATCAGAGGATCCATGGAGTCCTTAATTTTTGTAGTTTGGCTTGAACCTGCTATAATAAGGCATGTAGTAAGTAGTTAGCAGTGCATAACAGCATAATCATGTTCGTGATAAGAGCAGCTCAAACGATTACCTGAAGCCATGTTGAGATAGTTGGACAGTGAACAAAGACGGTAACCGTAGATGCAAGGGTCATGTCGTGCAAAAGAATACGATCCAATCGCTGTCAGTGTCTTCTCTGCAAGGTCAAGAGAAACCACCCATCCATTTTTATCGTTGGCTTTCACCACTGTTCTGAGGTACACTAGATCATCAACGTCCGTGCTCAGGGTGGGGGAAAACGAGTGCAGGTTCCTGAATTTTAAGCTCTTGTCATGTTCGTCCCCTAGCCCAGACATCAACGACGAATAAATTGCATCGTCGACTGAAATTTCATCGACATCGACAACACAACCCTTGCGCCAACAGTTGGATGAAATCGTCCGGCTCCACGTCACGGCCCTCCAACCACCCCTTTTGCGTATCTGCCTGGGCTTCTCGTCCACGTCTCTGCGCTTTTGCGCCATGATCAGGTCTGAATCGTAGAGCACGTCCTTCTCTCTGGGGTCGATCAGTTTCGGCTTCTCCGGAACAATCGTCGTCACGATCCAGCGATGCTCTCCACCTCGATGAACTTGATCATGCCATTGCTGAAGATGACATCCCGGAGCCGCATGGCGGGGTCTCCCGGGTGGAATTCTTTCAATCTCTCCCTGTTCTCGGGCATCGGCGCGGGCAACGGGATGAAACGGACATCCAGGGGCTCACGAAGCACGTCGCACACCACCACGCCTTTCCGGAAATCGACCTAGcacgccttctccagctccaagcgTGATCACCTTCTCTTCTACGATGTGCTCTGCGCCAGGAGCATCTGGCACTGGCAGTGGCTTGATGCTCCAAGTTTGATCCACGGACGAGTAGATGTGAAGTTCATACTCGGGCGGGATCAGCCTAGTGAAAGTGCGAGCGACAAGGAGGTAATGGCCGTCGTCGCCGCAGGGCACGATGCCGAACTCGCTGACCCGTGGCACATCGCGACTGAGGGGGAGCGGGACCCGTTCGAGCGACGGGGAGTCCGGGTCGCCCTTGTACATGAATAACTCCTCCTTGGCGTCGTTGGCGAAGCTGCCGCGGAGGAGGACGAACCGGCCCTCGGCGCCGACCACGCGGGGCTCGCGCTCGAAGCCGGAGTCCTCGGATtcggcggcgcaggggcagtGGACGCAAAGGTTGGACATGGCCGGCGGGTCGGCGGCCCAGAAGGAGACCTGGATGGTGTGGCCCCGCGTCGAGGTGGCTGTGGCCGTGGTCGCGTTGCTGCGGTCCGCGATGTACGAGTGCAGGTCGAGGAGAATCgagggcggcggccacgggctcgggcggcgggggcggggagaATGACTCCGGGAAGATCATCGATCGGGGCGCCATTGGGGTCGGCGAGAGCGGGATTTGCGGTTGCCGCATTGGGGAACGGAAGAGTTTTCATGTTGCGAACTCGCGGTCCGATCTGGATTGGACTTCTCGTATCAGAATTTTGGGCCGTATCAGGGTATGTACTGGTGGGCTTCATCGTCTTCTCCGTAGCGGGCCGAGCCGTATCGATTTCGCATCTTTTTTCTCTCTCGAATGCGACATCGACCTACTCGGGCCTGGCCCATGTCATAAAATAGCACGAACGGATCATAATCATCATTctcttccaaaaaaaaaaaagaaaatgcaaTTTTTTTGCCACCATTTTACGCCAAAATGTGTCTTTATATGATGCCAAGCAAAGTAACGCTGTTGTACTGAGAAACTAGGATTACCGCTGCACACAAAGTCGCAAACCTTCCTTCCCGCCATCTCACTCCTCGGGGAAGCGCACCTGTGCTATAAATAGCCATCTCGCTAGGCCAACAAATCACCTCAGGCATAATGACCACACACCAACCGCTCGGGAGCGAGTAATTTTTTGTAGCTTTGCTAGTAGTTTTACTAGCTAGCTATTCACGCCAACTACTATCACCCAAAAAAAAGACACGCGAAGAAGGGAAAAAACGGTTACACTCGCTTGGCGCCCCCGTTCATGCTGTACACTCAAGTTTTTTCTTGAGTGTCCCATGCCCATTTTTATAGCATAATTTCTCTGTGTTCCATGGCAGTGATAACATTAACAATCTCATTTCGCATAATACCTAGATACTTCATAATATTACATGTTGTTGGCCacttaaaaaatatttttttgaaGAAATACAAAATGAAATTGGTTATCGACATTTCGTCCTGCACTGTACACACATTATAATATTATACTGTCCAATATGCGCACTCAAAATTTCTTACTTTTTGATTTTTTTATAAGTATCTTTTTGTTGGGTTACCGAACCAACATTGTGATCTGAACGATTTTGGCAGGACACACCGGCCTCGAGGCTCAAGAACATGCTGGCTACAAAATTTAGGACCTCAAGTGGCACAATTTAGAAAGTCATAAACACATTTTAGGCAGAGTCCACGACTCGGATGGCTTCGCTGAACAAATTTAAAAACTGCCGATGCAATTGACTCTACTGTGCTACATATTTGTGAAATAGCATGCTAGTGTGTATTATCAGGAAGTGGAAAAAAAGAGGCCAACTCATGTTTAATGCAGTAAGACTAAATTGCATTTTATAAGATTAGGTCATGGTTTTCAGAGCGAATACGATCGATATAGAAACATGTAACCGTTTGATACACTCAAGGTTGCATAGATACTGAAACAACTTGTTCAAAAGAAGTCAAAAGACAAAAACCTAGGACCTATTCACATAAACAAGTCGGGCCGCTGCTGACCACCATTGGTCCATGAAAAAACATTTACCAACATGAAGAAGCTATATTGAGGTACCACTGTTCCGTTTACACACAACAACATCGATTGCATCCAGCTGCTGCATGCTTAATTAACTTGTTGATCACTAGACGTGTGGTTAGTTGCCATACACATGAGACTAGCTACTGTACAAGGCACCACAATGCCACTATAGGCGTGTGGTTAGTTGCCTTGCACGAGACTAGAGAAGATTCATGATCACTACGTTTACGTTCATCTTGGGAGATCTCCAAGATAGCCATAGCTTGCTTTACCACAATGCACACAAGAGAAAAACAAAAGGGAATAAGTACGCACGGTGTACGTCTCTGGATATTCCAAGACGCAAAGGGAAGATGCAAAGATCACACTTGATCTTCATGGAAGTTCTCAAGCTCGTATTTTTTGGGGCGCCTAGCATTTTTTACTCCTCATTTGGTCACTTCTAggcaaaagaaaactatatttgTGGTTGACAAACGCACAAGCAAAGTGCATTCCGATCGAGATAAAGACAAAACACTGTTGAGTTAACTCAGCTTCGAATCCCAACTTGTGAATTAGCAACTTGCATGCCTGGACGCCTAGATGGTTGTAAACTTGTAATCATGGTCAGAATCGAAGAAGCTAACTCCCAAGATTTCTAGGTCAAATAGCTGTACTGTCTTTTCCCTCGTACAGTACAATTTTACAAACTGTAAGCAAGGTCAGAGGCCCTTTCCAGGTGGGTGTGCATTGGCATACTAAAGAAATGAGATAGCCACTAAAGAAATGAGTTGCAAGTACAAGAGTTTACAACCATCTATGCACGCCATGCTGACTCTAACTTGACTACGAGACTCTGGCTTTGCCACGAAGGGTGGACTTTGCAGCAGGGTTCTCAACCCGAAACCACGAGACCACGTAAAAAGAATGAGCCAAACAGATGTCACCTCCTGCAAGCAACTCGATCTCACCGCCCTCGCGATCTCGAGGCCTCGTCAAGTCGGCCGTGCTCTCTCATGCTgaatcatgcatgcatgcatgcatgatggCAGCATGGGTGTCCGTCACCTGGACCTTGCAGAGATAGCTGTATCTTTCTCTGTAGCAGGCGGCGAGCGTCGGCACTCGCTTCGTATGGACGCGTCGCCTTACCCTTTCCCCGCGCTATAAAGGTCACCTGCTCCTCGCCATGCATGGCAAGTTAAGGTTGACCAAGCAGCTGCTCACTGTCACGACGAAGCACACAGCAACCAACTATAGTGCCTAGGCTCCACTCCACACCAGCTAGCTAGTAGCTAAGTCATGATGAGGAGGTCAGTGCTCCCGCTGCTCGTGGCCGCCCtcatcgccgtcgccgccttctcggcggcgggggcggacgCCGCCTGGACGCCGATCGGCAACCCGAGGAGCCTGGTGATCAGGCAGATCGGTAACTTCGCCGTGATCGTCTACAGCAACGCCGACCCCCGCAAGCCCCGGCCCCTGGCGCTGGTGGACGTGGTGCGCGGCGAGACCCAGCCGGCGGGCTCAGGCGTCACCGACTACCGGCTCGTGCTGAACGTGAGGAACACCGCCACCGGGAGCACGGGCCTCTACCAGTGCGTCGTGCGGGGCAAGCCTGGCTCGCGCGCCACCACATgggagctccacggcttcgtgcAGTACAACAAGCAGGCGGCGGTCTAGCATCGAATCATCGACGGAGGAGTATATGAACGCTACAAGCACAGCGTTCATGAACGCATAAGCTGCCTTCAAGTGTTACTGCCCTTCAGCCAAGCATTATCGATCGTTTAGACAACAAGGCAGGCGTATACTGCCTACCACCAGTGATTTACGTGTGTGCTTTTCTTGCATTATTAGGAATAAGATGTCTCTCTTCCTGAAGTACACCAGCAGAGAGAGACGATTGCGTTTTGTTACGGTCAATATGATCTGTGAATTAAAGGAGTTTAATTTTTGTATGTATCTCCGTATGTATCATGCATGTTGATGCTAATGGAAAAGGTCTGTTTATGGTCGATGGAATCATGGAATTGGTCGATCTTGTTTGTGCATGCAATACGGCCATGGATTTGATTGGAGGTCTTGTTTGACTAATCTGTTTCTACTGTTAGCTTTTGACGCTTTAATTCAGAAGTTCAGCTCCCATCAATGGTGCTCACGATTGTCTCACTATCTGCAGTGTGCATTGAGAGCGATCAATAATGGTTTTCAAGACAAAAAGTGTTCCAAATGTTTATAACTAGTTACTCCCTCCtcgttttgatttttctatatatatatatatattttactaTGCAGTTAGACGTAACATACAtctaaatttatagaaaaactATGCACCTAGAAAATCCAAAACTACTAATAATTTAGAATGGAGGAATTACATGCTAAGCAAATTAGTTTGCTTGTCATTCTGCTAGTAGTTTTCTTTTCGTGGAGGTACTTTAAGTTTTGTATGTGCAAGGCAGCAAAGGCATCAGCACGCTGTAAGTAATTTACCGCAAGCTGTATTTTTTTTGTCTAATAGCTACTTTTTAAATAATTGCTAATAAACAGTGGATACTAACTTGCTTGTATCATAATATGGTGTTGACTCCACATGATTGTACTGTGGGTTTAGAGGGTTGCACGTACTGAAATGAGTGTACTGCGGGTTTAGAGGGTTCCTAAAAATGATCAGGTTCGGGTTCCAGAAATAATTTTGTGTATCTCCAAATAAACAGTTGAGTGATGCATAAACTCCGGCAAGGTACTCGCTCTGACGCTCTCTACTCTTTACGTCCTTTTGTAGTATTGTTGGGTCCAGAGCCCTATACAAGCAATGGGCAGTTGGCCAAATTACTCTTGGTGAAGCTAGAAATTAAAGAGAGTTGAAGCTTTTCAATGGAGATCTCGATCGAGGTGCCCCGCCAACTTGCACCCTGGAGTCTGCTTCAACAACACTCAACGCGATGAGATTAAGGAAGAAGACGGCTATTATCTGCTTGCTGTGCTAGTGATCAAAGTTGGACGTACCAGTGCGAGCTCATCTCCCACTGACTTCATGGAAGTTGGCGTTTACGTGTTCGGACACCGATTTGCATTAGACGTGCGTAAACCATGGCGTTGACCCCTTTAGGATTTGCCCACGCAGCTGCTACACTCACTCTTGGTCTTATATATCTAGAGCGAGGTCGCGATGCAGTAGTGGACTACTTTCGGGTGGACAAGCGTGGCCGGCACGCCGCGTGGCTGCCGGCCGGCTGCGGCTGGGGCCGCGTGCGCCACCGGACCATGATCCAACGACGCCGGTGCAGTGGGACGTCGATCATCCGAGATCCGGTCCCCTGCATGTGTACACGGGCACGGCGCAAGAGAGGGTCCAGGATGAGCTACTAGCTGGCAGCAGCAGATCAGAGAAAGCCAGCCAGTGCTGATCGGCGGCCACCCGGGCCGGCGCCGACGTGCCTTTCCAGCCTCTCTATCTACGCCACAAAATTGAAGCCAATTCGATTCGCGTTCCAGTGCACCCAGAACATTCCCGACCGGGCGCGCGGGGCCAGTACATGGCACCGTACCTCTCCGTCGAACTAGCTGGTGGTCATTACGGTCTCATGCGTCCACCGACTTGGGCACAGTATATTAACGTCAGGTTGACGCACACATCGATACCCTTTTCCTGCCCTATAAAGCTCGCATCCAGCACGTCGCCAACGCCACGGCCGCGCCATACAACTAGGAAAAAGCTGAGTAGCAGTAGCCACATAGCTAGCCAAGCCACATCAACACACCATGATGAGGAGATCTCCGCTGGTGTTTCCGCTCGGGGTCGCGCTCCTGCTGGCCGTGGCGGCGACGCTCCCCGCGCCGTCGCGCGCCGAGTGGGCGGCCGTCCCGGACGTGAACGGCCTGGTGATCAAGCAGGTGGGGCAGTTCGCGGTGCTCGTGTACGGCCTGGCGCACCGCAAGGACCTGGCGTTCGTCGGCGTGGTGCGCGGCCAGACGCAGGAGGCCGTCGGCGGCGGCACCAACTACCGCCTCGTCGTGGCGGCAACCAAGCCCGGCGGCGACGGGAGCGCCGCCGAGTACGACTGCCTGGTGTGGGGCGTGCCCGGGTCGCGCTCCGACACCTGGAAGCTCCGCAGGTTCAGGAAGATCCAGAGCTAGCGCGCGCGTGCAGATGATCTTAATCTCACCACCGTCCCCTCAAGCAGCTAGCGGTACTACTATATATTATATTATTACTGGATCTATCCATATATCTACATATATAGTAAGTAACATTACTTAAGAATCATATGCCGCAGCTGGCGTATTCTACGCTTACCAGTCATTTCTTCCATGTAAGCGTCAGTAATAAAGTTCTTATTATATCAAAATGGTCAAACTTCAAGGCTTGTTCTCCTTGTTTTATTAGCAGGAGTCGTCATGTACGTACTACCATTAATAAGTATTATAAGTGACTACAAGTAATGTCCAAGTATGCATGCGAACTATCGTTTGTATGTAGCAAAAAATCTTCTCTACCAGTTCTGCCAAAAGCTTAGCTTGCTCCTCCCTCTATTCTAAATCTATTCtgaattattagtcgttttgatttttctatATTCATAGATTTTATTATGCAcctaaatataaatatatatagatatataaaagaatatatttaaaaaaattaaaacgaCTCGCCAAGCACAAATAATGGTCCCTAACGGAGAGATACCCGTGGAACACGCTAGTGTGCTGACTGCCTGACCAGTTATTCGGGCGGGGAATTCTGAGCGGATTTCAGATGGGCTTTCTGCCACTATTTAAACAAGGGGCCGCATTGAAGTTAGACTTGCTAAAAGGCTGAAGAATAGGCCTTAAAATAGCTGTGTTACTGGGCCGACCCACCGGATTTTTCTCACTTTTTTTGCCAAATGAGATTGAGGACCTCGTTGTTGTTGTTTTTGACAATTTTGAGGACCATGACCTTCTTCCGGCTAGTAGTACCAGTGGGAATCAATATCTTTATCTCTACTATGATTTTTTGTCCGTCAATCGAAATCCTAATCGGAATCCGGACAAATCAATCGGAATCCAAATCGGAACCCGTACAATCAATGCTTAATCATTTGGTCCGTCAATCGGAATCCAGACAAATCAATTGGAATCCGAATCGGAACCCGGCAATCAATGTTTCACTCGGTCACGGCACATCTGTACACAGAGTGAAAGAGCATTAAGTGGTGGTCTCATGTAGGTGCAGAACTGCGgataaaatttatattacctgtagcaacgcacgggcacTGTGCTAGTCGATACCTATATACTATAAGTTAACATACTGTTTATGTTTTTGTTTCTGAAAGCAACAACGGCTTAGGGGGGTGGGGGCATGACTCCAGGTATTTACTACAAGCGTGCCTATCACGCTAATCTGACTagtcttttcttttttccccatGATAATGTGATGCACCCATAGCTAACAGGGTAATAGAAATTATCTTCAAACTACAGCCAAACGAAGAAAAGTGGAGTTGAATTACAAATACTAAAATTAAATCCAACTTCAGATGTCTGAATCCAAATCCTGGGACACCAATCGTGGTCCTCAACTGAAAGCTTGGTCCTCCATTCCGGCCTGAATCTCTTCACCTTTCGTGAAAATGGCCAAGCCCTTCTTACCAATGATCATGCTAGCTAACTGCATTTTCATTTGTGCATAAACCGCATTTTTCATGAATTCTGCTACTCACCAATGTGAATGCTACTCTCGCTAGAAACTGCTGCTGTAACAGAAGTTTGGCCTCTGCGATCTGCGTCGTCGTTTTGTAGCTCCCGTTCGCGTGTTCAATCCGGATGAAACTTTGCACCCAGACA from Panicum hallii strain FIL2 chromosome 9, PHallii_v3.1, whole genome shotgun sequence includes:
- the LOC112873409 gene encoding cysteine proteinase inhibitor 8-like — encoded protein: MMRRSPLVFPLGVALLLAVAATLPAPSRAEWAAVPDVNGLVIKQVGQFAVLVYGLAHRKDLAFVGVVRGQTQEAVGGGTNYRLVVAATKPGGDGSAAEYDCLVWGVPGSRSDTWKLRRFRKIQS
- the LOC112877736 gene encoding uncharacterized protein LOC112877736; this encodes MMRRSVLPLLVAALIAVAAFSAAGADAAWTPIGNPRSLVIRQIGNFAVIVYSNADPRKPRPLALVDVVRGETQPAGSGVTDYRLVLNVRNTATGSTGLYQCVVRGKPGSRATTWELHGFVQYNKQAAV